One genomic window of Cupriavidus metallidurans CH34 includes the following:
- a CDS encoding MgtC/SapB family protein, with amino-acid sequence MNDIIRTLGSEFSDLANAAEAVRAVVRMTVSIVLGGLLGYERESSGKSAGVRTHMLVALGACVFVVVPLQAGVQLADMSRVLQGLTSGIGFLCAGAILKPDNETHVRGLTTAASIWIAAAIGVAAGMGHAVTAIVATAFALIVLRILQMSKK; translated from the coding sequence ATGAACGACATCATCCGCACATTGGGCTCGGAATTCTCCGATCTCGCTAATGCTGCCGAGGCGGTACGCGCCGTCGTTCGAATGACCGTCTCTATCGTTTTGGGGGGCTTGCTGGGGTACGAGCGGGAGAGCTCGGGAAAATCCGCAGGCGTGCGCACTCACATGCTCGTCGCACTGGGGGCATGCGTTTTTGTCGTGGTTCCCCTCCAGGCGGGCGTGCAGCTTGCCGACATGAGCCGCGTGCTTCAGGGTCTCACGTCAGGCATCGGATTCCTTTGTGCAGGGGCGATCCTAAAGCCGGACAATGAGACACATGTCAGGGGGCTCACAACTGCCGCGAGCATCTGGATTGCTGCCGCGATCGGCGTGGCCGCCGGCATGGGCCATGCGGTGACGGCCATCGTCGCGACTGCCTTCGCACTCATCGTGCTCAGAATCCTTCAAATGTCGAAGAAGTAA
- the czcC gene encoding heavy metal efflux RND transporter CzcC codes for MRRLFLPLGLAVAFLSPNFAVAQSDTGTSMVPVFPREAAGPLTLEAALSLAAGSNFNLSAAAKELDSTEGGIMQARVIPNPELKTLVEDTRKSTRTSTAQMNIPIELGGKRSARINAAERTRELAQATLAGVRGDIRAQVIESFFSVLIAQERVKLATGSADIAARGAQAASRRVAAGKISPVDETKARVEQANAELELAEATASLQSARQALTALWGNASPQFAEAQGNLDALPSRPAPELLQKELENSPLVAASRAELDRRQALVGVERSRQYPDLTVSLGAKRDTEANRNMAVIGVAIPLPIFDRNQGNLYSAIRQADKAQDEYLANRISLTRNLLMASNQLSVSRASAQTLKQTVLPGAEQAFNAATIGFEAGKFNYLDVLDAQRTLFQARIRYLGVLGQTYQAATTIDRILGR; via the coding sequence ATGCGAAGACTATTTCTGCCGCTCGGGCTGGCGGTAGCATTTCTCAGCCCAAACTTTGCCGTAGCGCAATCTGACACCGGCACGTCCATGGTGCCCGTCTTCCCAAGGGAAGCGGCGGGACCGTTGACCCTCGAGGCCGCGTTGTCGCTGGCGGCAGGAAGCAATTTCAACCTGTCCGCCGCCGCCAAGGAACTCGATTCCACAGAAGGTGGGATCATGCAGGCCCGGGTTATTCCGAACCCGGAACTCAAGACGCTGGTCGAGGACACGCGGAAATCCACCCGTACATCCACCGCCCAGATGAATATCCCCATCGAACTGGGCGGCAAGCGCTCGGCTCGTATCAATGCCGCGGAAAGGACGCGCGAACTGGCGCAGGCAACGCTGGCTGGCGTTCGCGGTGACATTCGGGCGCAGGTAATCGAGAGCTTTTTTTCCGTCTTGATCGCACAGGAACGCGTCAAGCTGGCAACTGGCTCCGCGGATATCGCTGCGAGGGGCGCGCAAGCCGCTTCACGCCGCGTCGCGGCCGGCAAGATCTCCCCGGTTGACGAAACTAAGGCACGTGTCGAACAGGCCAACGCCGAACTTGAATTGGCCGAAGCAACGGCGAGCCTGCAGTCCGCCCGTCAGGCGTTGACGGCGTTGTGGGGCAATGCATCGCCGCAGTTTGCCGAAGCACAGGGCAATCTGGACGCGCTGCCATCCAGGCCGGCGCCTGAACTCCTTCAGAAGGAGCTGGAAAACTCACCGCTGGTGGCCGCAAGCCGCGCTGAACTTGACCGCCGCCAGGCATTGGTGGGCGTTGAGCGCAGCCGCCAGTATCCGGATCTGACAGTCAGTCTGGGTGCCAAGCGAGATACAGAAGCCAACCGCAACATGGCGGTGATCGGTGTGGCGATCCCGTTGCCGATTTTTGACCGGAATCAGGGCAACTTGTATTCGGCCATTCGCCAGGCGGACAAGGCCCAGGATGAATATCTGGCCAATCGCATCAGCCTGACCCGAAATCTCCTGATGGCATCGAACCAGCTGTCGGTATCGCGCGCCTCGGCACAAACGCTGAAGCAGACCGTCTTGCCAGGCGCCGAGCAAGCCTTCAACGCGGCGACCATTGGCTTCGAGGCCGGCAAGTTCAATTATCTGGACGTCCTGGATGCCCAGCGCACGCTGTTCCAGGCACGCATCCGCTATCTCGGCGTGCTTGGACAAACCTATCAGGCGGCGACCACGATCGATCGCATTCTGGGACGTTAA
- a CDS encoding tyrosine-type recombinase/integrase translates to MNPTDWIDTGAVPPRPLPATVDAALAYLSEALGHPVYAHWTLARVKRRYGSLSDAKAAQPTVLKLLLAHDGAVEYWERGRLRTVPADQAPGPAMVLARLLHTHRRRFRLAASSGNAAAVPAASEAAGLVAAPWLAAYSHAEHTWLARAGRFAQLHAATNTLGVANDAQALALFLRDRTGRSPHTLRAYGAELRRLMRWCGVHEVGPLSDLTRQQLLAYRHTLQHGEPGTENASPQLSEATCTRALAVVASLYGYWYDTGYLQANPAAGLSAGSRARAGFAPTRLIPPALLDACDAWLDASAVDASLPALRRRAIWALYRYAGARLAELVWSDEAALPRLEAEVPGHWTLYVCGKGRKVRAIPLPVPCVAVLRAYRHARGLPPEPPAHEALPVIHGHKGEALQSAGLYREVKAIFAAVADGLQARDPAQALLLRAASPHWLRHAYARTLVVDHQVPLPAAQALLGHASVQTTAAYARTDLTQLRAFVDATFADDAP, encoded by the coding sequence ATGAACCCGACCGACTGGATCGATACGGGCGCGGTGCCCCCGCGCCCGCTGCCCGCTACGGTCGACGCGGCGCTCGCCTACCTGTCCGAGGCGCTCGGGCACCCCGTCTACGCGCACTGGACGCTGGCGCGCGTCAAGCGCCGCTATGGATCGCTCTCGGACGCCAAGGCCGCGCAGCCGACGGTACTCAAGCTGCTGCTGGCCCATGACGGCGCCGTCGAATACTGGGAGCGTGGACGCCTGCGCACGGTGCCGGCAGACCAGGCGCCCGGCCCGGCGATGGTCCTCGCGCGGCTGCTGCACACGCACCGGCGCCGTTTCCGACTGGCCGCCTCCTCGGGGAACGCAGCAGCGGTGCCGGCTGCCTCCGAGGCAGCCGGGTTGGTAGCAGCGCCATGGCTGGCCGCATACAGTCATGCCGAACACACTTGGCTCGCGCGCGCCGGCCGCTTCGCGCAGCTGCACGCTGCCACCAACACGCTGGGCGTCGCCAACGACGCGCAGGCGCTGGCACTCTTCCTGCGCGACCGGACGGGGCGCTCGCCCCACACGCTGCGTGCCTATGGCGCCGAACTGCGCCGCCTGATGCGCTGGTGCGGCGTGCACGAGGTTGGGCCGCTGTCGGACCTCACGCGCCAGCAGTTGCTCGCCTACCGGCACACGTTGCAGCACGGCGAGCCCGGCACAGAGAACGCCTCGCCACAGCTTTCAGAAGCGACCTGCACGCGCGCACTGGCGGTGGTAGCAAGCCTCTACGGCTACTGGTACGACACCGGCTACCTGCAAGCCAACCCGGCCGCGGGCTTGTCTGCCGGCAGCCGCGCACGGGCCGGCTTCGCGCCGACGCGGCTCATTCCGCCGGCGCTGCTGGACGCGTGCGATGCCTGGCTCGATGCGTCCGCGGTCGACGCTTCGTTGCCGGCGCTGCGGCGGCGTGCGATCTGGGCGCTGTATCGTTATGCCGGCGCGCGCCTGGCGGAACTGGTCTGGTCGGACGAGGCCGCGCTGCCCCGCCTGGAGGCCGAGGTGCCCGGGCACTGGACACTCTATGTCTGCGGCAAGGGACGCAAGGTGCGGGCCATCCCGCTGCCGGTGCCGTGCGTGGCGGTGCTGCGCGCCTACCGCCACGCCCGCGGCCTGCCGCCCGAGCCGCCGGCGCACGAGGCGCTGCCCGTGATCCACGGCCACAAGGGCGAAGCGCTGCAGTCGGCAGGCCTGTACCGGGAGGTCAAGGCGATCTTTGCGGCCGTGGCCGACGGCCTGCAGGCACGCGATCCCGCGCAGGCACTCCTACTGCGTGCGGCATCCCCACATTGGCTGCGCCACGCCTACGCACGTACGCTGGTGGTCGACCACCAGGTGCCGCTGCCGGCCGCCCAGGCGCTGCTCGGCCACGCCTCGGTGCAGACCACGGCGGCCTATGCCAGGACCGACCTGACGCAGTTGCGGGCGTTTGTCGATGCCACATTCGCTGATGACGCGCCGTAG
- the czcN gene encoding heavy metal efflux RND transporter CzcN: MTDSSISPSHPAGLSRALDNFLTRHRIGVWRVVVTFVLASLLFGHSRWDGTWVSPLLLTLGMLGVSLATVGRLWCALYISGRKNNTLVTSGPYSLCRHPLYVCNLLGILGLGAMTESLAVTAVLALAFALMYPAVIRTEDRFLASAFPEFAEYARRTPAFFPRLSLYRGESTWTVHVSSFQRNIADSVWFLGLSVVVESFDLFHDAGVLRAVVTLA; this comes from the coding sequence ATGACCGATTCTTCTATCTCCCCGTCCCACCCCGCTGGTCTCTCGAGGGCGCTGGACAATTTCCTGACACGCCACCGCATTGGCGTTTGGCGGGTTGTCGTAACGTTTGTCCTGGCAAGCCTGCTCTTTGGCCATTCCCGGTGGGACGGTACCTGGGTGTCGCCGCTGCTGCTGACGCTGGGGATGTTGGGGGTGAGCCTGGCCACGGTCGGGCGGCTCTGGTGCGCGTTGTACATTTCCGGGCGCAAGAACAATACCTTGGTGACCTCGGGCCCTTATTCACTGTGTCGCCATCCGCTCTATGTCTGCAACTTGCTAGGCATTCTCGGACTAGGGGCGATGACCGAGTCGCTGGCGGTTACCGCAGTCCTGGCGCTCGCATTTGCGCTCATGTACCCGGCAGTGATTCGGACTGAAGACCGCTTTCTGGCTTCCGCCTTCCCGGAATTCGCCGAATACGCACGCCGTACACCAGCGTTCTTTCCCCGTCTGTCGCTGTATAGGGGGGAGTCGACATGGACGGTCCATGTGTCTTCCTTTCAACGCAATATTGCGGACTCGGTCTGGTTTCTCGGCCTGTCGGTGGTCGTGGAGTCGTTTGATCTGTTCCATGACGCCGGCGTCCTCCGGGCGGTCGTGACGCTTGCCTGA
- a CDS encoding DNA-binding protein yields the protein MPRLAATPDQIRATVLAMLTEAGDAAPPTAARFRRVVSVRKLRDRLGGGDPATLSRTLNAIEAEVVRAGLADLALPELPAEIAEAMRALWQAAVAVQLDDVVRLRREAQQTAEAAQAARAEAELRVELLREELSEVRAQLAARDTALAEASAALAAASARADAQAARRGELETALATVQERVMTDERAHAEAIATVQARYEALSKQLLQETAHQRDAVRAERAQLASQLKFAERRIAALEEERGRLDAELASERAARQTAAGEASALKAVTASQRAQLDELMRATLAVAPPPSKTRVPRSTDKPAGKRTVKS from the coding sequence ATGCCCCGCCTTGCCGCCACCCCCGACCAGATCCGCGCCACCGTGCTGGCCATGCTGACCGAGGCCGGCGACGCGGCGCCGCCCACCGCCGCACGCTTTCGCCGCGTGGTGTCGGTGCGCAAGCTGCGCGACCGCCTCGGCGGTGGGGACCCGGCGACCCTGTCGCGCACGCTCAATGCCATCGAGGCCGAAGTCGTGCGCGCGGGCCTGGCCGACCTCGCCCTGCCCGAGCTTCCCGCCGAGATCGCCGAAGCGATGCGCGCGCTCTGGCAGGCCGCCGTCGCGGTGCAGTTGGACGATGTGGTGCGCCTGCGGCGCGAGGCGCAGCAGACTGCGGAGGCCGCGCAGGCCGCCCGCGCCGAGGCCGAGCTGCGGGTCGAACTGCTGCGCGAGGAGCTCAGTGAGGTCCGCGCGCAGTTGGCCGCGCGCGATACGGCGCTGGCCGAAGCCAGCGCTGCCTTGGCGGCAGCGAGCGCACGCGCCGACGCGCAGGCGGCACGTCGTGGCGAACTCGAGACGGCGCTGGCGACCGTGCAGGAACGCGTCATGACGGACGAGCGCGCGCACGCCGAGGCGATCGCCACCGTCCAGGCGCGCTACGAAGCGCTGTCGAAGCAGCTCCTGCAGGAAACCGCGCACCAGCGCGACGCGGTGCGCGCCGAGCGCGCGCAGCTGGCCTCACAACTCAAATTCGCCGAACGGCGCATCGCGGCGCTCGAAGAGGAGCGCGGACGACTTGACGCGGAGCTGGCCAGCGAACGCGCTGCGCGCCAGACCGCCGCTGGCGAGGCCAGCGCGCTCAAGGCCGTCACCGCCAGCCAGCGCGCCCAGCTCGACGAACTGATGCGTGCGACGCTGGCCGTCGCACCGCCACCATCCAAGACGCGCGTGCCCAGGTCGACCGATAAGCCGGCCGGCAAGCGGACCGTTAAGTCATGA
- a CDS encoding carboxymuconolactone decarboxylase family protein gives MSQIDIDPALGLLAEFGKLTGNTTRHIKQMRQEAIFKDGALPARVKALSAMLWAISARCEPCFKFYVQQAVKLGATEMEMGEVLAVASTMGGCVGEMWALKAFKAYKDFTSGEAVPETEPSCCQ, from the coding sequence ATGTCCCAAATCGACATTGATCCCGCCTTGGGCCTGTTGGCCGAGTTCGGCAAGCTGACCGGCAACACCACCCGCCACATCAAACAGATGCGGCAGGAAGCGATATTCAAGGACGGCGCGCTACCGGCTCGTGTCAAGGCGCTGTCGGCGATGCTGTGGGCCATTTCTGCACGCTGCGAGCCCTGCTTTAAATTCTATGTTCAGCAGGCGGTGAAGCTGGGCGCGACCGAGATGGAGATGGGCGAAGTGCTGGCGGTGGCCTCGACGATGGGCGGCTGCGTTGGCGAGATGTGGGCGCTCAAGGCATTCAAAGCCTACAAGGACTTCACCAGCGGTGAGGCCGTGCCGGAAACGGAGCCGAGCTGCTGCCAGTGA
- the czcI gene encoding CDF family cobalt-zinc-cadmium transporter CzcI, whose amino-acid sequence MRRFVLIFVLLILPFQFSWAAAARYCQHEKATATWHLGHHEHRHQQPEGKTDAEKKPFVDTDCGVCHLVSLPFVYGQTQDVLIANRVEVTDTQHSSEFSSLNARAPDRPQWQRLA is encoded by the coding sequence ATGCGACGTTTCGTTCTGATCTTCGTGCTGCTCATTTTGCCGTTCCAGTTTTCCTGGGCGGCAGCGGCACGCTATTGTCAGCACGAGAAAGCCACGGCCACTTGGCACCTTGGGCACCACGAGCATCGTCATCAGCAGCCGGAAGGTAAAACGGATGCCGAGAAAAAGCCATTCGTGGATACAGACTGCGGGGTATGCCATCTGGTCTCCCTCCCGTTCGTCTATGGACAGACGCAGGACGTGTTGATAGCGAATCGGGTAGAAGTGACCGATACTCAACATTCGTCCGAGTTCTCGTCTCTGAATGCCAGGGCTCCCGACCGTCCTCAGTGGCAGCGTCTCGCTTGA
- a CDS encoding mercuric transporter MerT family protein yields the protein MAQLTGKGSLIAGVLAALGASVCCVGPLVLLALGVSGTWIGNLTAMEPYRPLFIGLTVVFFGAAFRKLYLMPQVCAAGTPCADPRTRSRQRLTFWIVAVLVLGLLAVPWLAPLFY from the coding sequence ATGGCACAACTGACTGGCAAGGGCTCGCTAATCGCGGGCGTATTGGCCGCCCTTGGCGCGTCGGTCTGCTGCGTCGGCCCGCTTGTGCTTCTCGCGCTCGGTGTCAGCGGCACATGGATAGGCAATTTGACGGCGATGGAGCCGTATCGCCCATTGTTCATCGGCCTGACCGTGGTGTTTTTCGGGGCGGCCTTCCGCAAGCTCTACCTGATGCCGCAGGTCTGCGCAGCTGGAACGCCTTGCGCCGATCCGCGCACGCGCAGCCGGCAGCGCCTCACCTTCTGGATCGTTGCCGTGCTGGTGCTCGGTCTGCTGGCCGTGCCGTGGCTCGCACCACTGTTCTACTGA
- the merR gene encoding Hg(II)-responsive transcriptional regulator, translating to MDAELTIGKLAEAAGVNIETIRYYQRRGLLDEPPKPLGGQRRYSAELAGRVRFIKRAQALGFTLDEVSALLALDSACACSKTRELASRKLALIKQKMADLATMQQVLDALIQQCDAGSVGADCPIIDVLARD from the coding sequence ATGGACGCGGAACTGACCATCGGCAAGCTGGCGGAAGCTGCCGGTGTGAACATCGAAACGATCCGCTACTACCAGCGGCGCGGCCTGTTGGATGAACCACCGAAGCCTTTGGGCGGCCAGCGGCGCTACTCAGCCGAGTTGGCCGGACGTGTGCGTTTCATCAAGCGGGCGCAGGCGCTTGGCTTCACGTTGGACGAGGTAAGCGCACTGCTGGCGTTAGATTCGGCATGCGCATGTAGCAAGACGCGAGAGCTGGCATCCCGCAAGCTGGCCCTGATCAAACAAAAGATGGCGGATTTGGCCACTATGCAGCAAGTGCTGGACGCGTTGATTCAGCAGTGCGATGCCGGAAGCGTCGGGGCCGACTGCCCAATTATCGACGTGCTGGCCAGAGACTGA
- a CDS encoding FadR/GntR family transcriptional regulator, giving the protein MSEIEVSQVVRTNGAKELARYLVEEISNGTLAVGIKLPAERELSERFNASRGAVRRVLGELKSRGLITQVVGSGTFVAAVPETTPAAGKGIGAISPAELMQARLLIEPMLPSLIVQYGTPQDFARMDECIERSEAAKTVEEFEHWDGALHEALAVATHNNFIRQILELATQVREQGEWGRLKQRSLTPERRTTYEDQHRALVNALKDRDEATARQVIEQHLLQIQRNLFGR; this is encoded by the coding sequence GTGAGCGAAATCGAAGTGAGCCAAGTGGTCCGCACCAATGGGGCGAAGGAGCTCGCCCGCTATCTGGTTGAGGAGATCAGCAATGGGACGTTAGCCGTGGGCATCAAGCTGCCGGCCGAGCGAGAACTCAGCGAAAGATTCAATGCTTCGCGTGGCGCCGTTCGACGGGTCCTGGGAGAGCTGAAAAGCCGTGGACTCATCACGCAAGTGGTCGGCAGCGGGACCTTTGTGGCCGCGGTGCCAGAGACAACTCCTGCGGCTGGCAAGGGCATTGGGGCGATCAGTCCTGCTGAGTTGATGCAGGCACGGCTCCTGATCGAACCCATGCTGCCGTCGCTAATAGTCCAGTACGGGACGCCGCAGGACTTCGCCCGCATGGACGAATGTATCGAGCGCTCAGAAGCGGCGAAGACGGTAGAGGAGTTTGAGCACTGGGACGGGGCTCTGCATGAAGCCCTTGCTGTGGCGACGCACAACAACTTCATTCGGCAGATTCTGGAGCTGGCCACGCAAGTTCGCGAGCAAGGCGAATGGGGGCGGCTGAAGCAACGTTCGCTAACCCCTGAACGGCGCACCACCTATGAGGACCAGCATCGGGCCCTGGTGAATGCCCTGAAGGACCGAGACGAGGCTACTGCGCGCCAAGTCATAGAGCAACACTTGCTGCAGATACAACGGAACTTGTTCGGACGCTAA
- a CDS encoding c-type cytochrome: MRKSTNLWQITTASIAFAALATLQWGAQAQQPQSIVAPASAASAAAAHAPAAESLPSAHAQLPQVIDDLPANYASGMDQATRAQVERGRYVARLGDCVACHTSDKTKPMAGGLPLKTPFGTLYSTNITPDAATGIGRYTFEQFDRAMRKGVAADGHNLYPAMPYPSYAKTTPEDMRALYVYLMKGVAPVQLANKPLGMSFPFNQRWGLTFWKWAFLEDKPFQPDASQSPAWNRGAYIVQGMGHCGACHTPRGIGFQEKTMTEAGASGKYFLAGETVEGWRALSLRSLWTPQDVAEMLKTGRNRHGIVSGNMVDVVQHSTQYMRDSDLLAVGTYLGSLPSSDKDKPMQVAQGPAPAIVAPGSSTASLATQSSAGSPDQPADLFTSRGGLGYLQFCADCHRSNGDGVPNVFPPLAGNPVLSDSSAATLLHIMLTGSATAQTVSHARVLTMPSFARLDDGEIADIVNFTRKSWGNAKAQPVVAADVSKTRKELEIKKLDASKFDTPRLAAMLKEPNAKQLVLGARLNIDTHNLLPKNVGNKLNCASCHLNAGTVADGSPYVGISAFFPSYAPRAGRVITLAERINGCFQRSMHGKPLPVDSEEMKAMVAYFDWMKRETKPADKVAGRGVGKIDKTIVPNVENGRKIYTAQCALCHGANGEGITNAHGAYVYPPLWGDQSFNIGAGMARTYTAAAFVKNNMPIAFHNKFPLGQGGLTDQEAVDVAEYFTHMPRPDFAAKVKDWPKDKKPSDARY; the protein is encoded by the coding sequence ATGCGTAAAAGCACGAATCTCTGGCAGATCACAACGGCCTCAATCGCATTTGCGGCATTGGCGACCTTGCAGTGGGGGGCGCAGGCGCAACAGCCGCAGTCCATTGTCGCGCCGGCCTCTGCTGCTTCTGCGGCTGCAGCGCACGCTCCGGCGGCTGAATCCCTTCCGTCTGCGCATGCTCAGTTGCCGCAGGTGATTGACGACCTGCCGGCGAACTATGCCAGTGGCATGGACCAGGCCACCCGCGCACAAGTGGAGCGTGGGCGCTATGTGGCCCGCCTGGGTGATTGCGTGGCATGCCACACCAGCGATAAGACCAAGCCGATGGCAGGCGGGCTTCCGCTGAAGACACCGTTCGGTACGCTGTATTCGACCAACATCACGCCGGACGCCGCCACAGGCATTGGGCGCTATACCTTCGAGCAGTTTGACCGGGCGATGCGCAAGGGCGTGGCTGCGGATGGCCACAATCTCTATCCGGCCATGCCGTATCCGTCCTACGCCAAGACCACGCCGGAGGACATGCGGGCACTGTATGTCTATCTGATGAAGGGCGTGGCGCCGGTACAGCTGGCCAACAAGCCGCTGGGCATGTCGTTTCCCTTCAACCAGCGCTGGGGGCTCACCTTTTGGAAATGGGCGTTTCTGGAAGACAAGCCTTTCCAGCCGGATGCGTCGCAGTCTCCGGCGTGGAACCGGGGCGCCTACATCGTACAGGGCATGGGCCATTGCGGTGCCTGCCATACGCCGCGCGGCATTGGTTTCCAGGAAAAGACCATGACCGAAGCCGGAGCCAGCGGCAAGTACTTTCTGGCGGGTGAAACCGTGGAAGGCTGGCGTGCCCTCAGTCTGCGCAGCCTCTGGACGCCGCAGGACGTGGCTGAAATGCTCAAGACCGGTCGCAACCGCCATGGCATCGTCTCGGGCAACATGGTGGATGTGGTACAGCACAGTACGCAGTACATGAGGGACAGCGATTTGCTGGCCGTTGGTACCTACCTCGGGTCCTTGCCTTCCAGCGACAAAGACAAACCGATGCAGGTGGCGCAAGGGCCTGCTCCGGCGATTGTTGCTCCCGGCTCGAGCACAGCCAGCCTGGCCACGCAGAGTTCAGCGGGCTCTCCGGACCAGCCGGCAGATTTGTTCACGAGCCGCGGTGGACTGGGCTATCTGCAGTTCTGCGCCGATTGCCATCGAAGCAACGGCGACGGCGTGCCCAACGTGTTCCCGCCCCTGGCAGGCAACCCCGTGCTGAGCGACAGCAGTGCAGCCACGCTGCTGCACATCATGCTGACCGGCTCTGCCACGGCGCAGACGGTCAGCCATGCACGGGTACTGACCATGCCGTCGTTTGCACGGTTGGACGATGGAGAAATTGCCGACATTGTGAACTTCACCCGCAAGAGCTGGGGGAACGCCAAGGCGCAGCCCGTTGTGGCGGCCGACGTCAGCAAGACGCGCAAGGAGCTGGAGATCAAGAAGCTGGATGCCAGCAAGTTTGATACGCCTCGTCTGGCCGCCATGCTCAAGGAGCCCAATGCCAAGCAGTTAGTGTTGGGGGCGCGCCTGAACATCGATACGCATAACTTGCTGCCCAAGAATGTGGGTAACAAGCTCAACTGCGCAAGCTGCCACCTGAATGCAGGCACGGTGGCCGACGGCTCTCCATATGTAGGCATCTCCGCCTTCTTCCCCAGCTACGCGCCGCGTGCCGGGAGGGTGATTACGCTCGCCGAGCGTATCAACGGTTGTTTCCAGCGCTCCATGCACGGTAAGCCTTTGCCGGTGGATTCTGAAGAGATGAAAGCCATGGTGGCCTACTTTGACTGGATGAAACGCGAGACCAAGCCCGCGGACAAGGTGGCCGGACGTGGTGTGGGCAAGATCGACAAGACCATCGTGCCCAATGTAGAGAATGGCCGGAAGATCTACACCGCACAATGCGCACTGTGCCACGGCGCCAACGGCGAGGGCATCACCAACGCACACGGCGCTTACGTTTATCCGCCGCTTTGGGGTGACCAGTCCTTCAATATTGGTGCCGGCATGGCCCGGACCTATACTGCGGCGGCGTTTGTGAAGAACAACATGCCGATTGCGTTCCACAATAAATTTCCGCTCGGGCAAGGTGGGTTGACTGATCAGGAAGCTGTGGATGTGGCGGAGTACTTCACTCATATGCCGCGCCCGGACTTTGCGGCCAAGGTCAAAGACTGGCCAAAGGACAAAAAGCCATCGGACGCCCGTTACTAA